One genomic region from Terasakiella sp. SH-1 encodes:
- a CDS encoding cyclic nucleotide-binding domain-containing protein, with amino-acid sequence MVVDAYKTVKFDANTVLFKEGDQADFAYIIQSGSVKIYKKGPNGTQVPLALVEEGGVVGEMAIINNLPRSASVVTYEPVEAIVLNKKSFDDRLKEVDPLLYSLIKMVITRIKNTSDQTAGLFEKINCDKTKSVKKIGTPTKTKRPSFDEVNFLLADPNPQKRNSLRGGLLGIGFGKICDVSAMHDLEKELQRTHFDILVLDCSFGIREICDLTQKIRHGLCSKNPFLSILVMTNTNTNTNSAQKALLDGGCDLVLQKPISVDSILKTFRTLCQSDRQFVVTRNYAGPDRAHMNQEDKESAPSFSAPNTLAAKVLKKQAPKDLETQVYSGINELNSVKMERHLVQLAWVLDKISSEHEEEFDFNYLLDCTDNALEEIYNCALRSNLSVTCDICNEMRKLVYNLRQAQTCEPEEYRHMNFFYRELSENLPMIKRQEQITIKTSEMAH; translated from the coding sequence ATGGTCGTAGACGCATATAAAACAGTCAAATTTGACGCCAATACCGTCTTATTCAAAGAAGGCGATCAAGCTGATTTTGCCTATATCATCCAATCTGGCAGCGTTAAAATTTATAAAAAAGGCCCTAATGGCACACAAGTTCCCCTTGCTTTGGTCGAAGAAGGAGGCGTGGTCGGCGAGATGGCTATCATCAATAATTTGCCCCGTTCAGCCAGTGTCGTCACTTATGAACCTGTTGAGGCCATTGTTTTAAATAAAAAATCATTTGATGACCGCCTCAAAGAAGTTGATCCGCTGCTTTATTCCTTGATTAAAATGGTTATTACCCGCATCAAAAACACCTCTGATCAAACAGCGGGTCTTTTTGAAAAAATAAATTGCGACAAAACCAAATCCGTAAAAAAAATTGGTACACCGACCAAAACAAAACGCCCCTCATTTGATGAAGTCAATTTCCTGCTCGCAGACCCAAACCCGCAAAAGCGCAACAGCTTACGTGGGGGCTTGCTTGGTATTGGTTTTGGAAAAATTTGCGATGTCAGCGCCATGCATGACCTTGAAAAAGAATTACAACGAACGCATTTCGATATCCTTGTGCTGGATTGTTCTTTCGGTATTCGTGAAATTTGCGACCTGACACAAAAAATCCGTCATGGCCTATGCAGTAAAAACCCGTTCCTCTCTATTCTGGTTATGACAAATACAAACACGAACACGAACAGCGCCCAAAAAGCCTTATTGGATGGGGGGTGTGATTTGGTTTTACAAAAGCCTATTTCTGTCGACAGCATCTTGAAAACCTTCCGCACCTTATGTCAAAGTGATCGACAGTTTGTAGTGACACGCAATTATGCTGGGCCAGACCGCGCTCATATGAATCAAGAAGATAAAGAGTCTGCGCCATCCTTCTCCGCCCCCAATACACTTGCTGCCAAGGTTCTAAAAAAACAGGCACCTAAAGACCTTGAAACCCAGGTTTATAGCGGCATTAACGAACTAAATTCCGTTAAAATGGAACGCCATCTCGTACAACTGGCCTGGGTTCTGGATAAAATCTCCAGCGAACACGAAGAAGAGTTTGACTTCAATTACCTGCTGGATTGCACCGACAATGCTTTGGAAGAAATTTACAACTGCGCCCTGCGTAGTAACCTGAGTGTGACTTGTGATATCTGCAATGAAATGCGTAAGCTGGTCTATAACCTGAGACAGGCCCAAACATGTGAGCCAGAAGAATACCGCCACATGAATTTCTTCTACCGTGAACTGTCTGAAAACCTGCCCATGATCAAACGACAAGAACAAATCACCATAAAAACTTCTGAAATGGCGCATTAA